One genomic region from Sphingobacterium sp. UGAL515B_05 encodes:
- the nth gene encoding endonuclease III produces the protein MLKQERYKAFVDYFSKNSPDAQTELNYSNPFELLVAVILSAQCTDKRINQVTPKLFARYPDAHSLAASSVDEVFSYIRSVSYPNNKAKHLVGMAQLLIEKFDNIVPEKIEDLVKLPGVGRKTANVISSVVYHNPAMAVDTHVFRVANRLGLTYRATTPLAVEKQLVKNLPKDTIAIAHHWLILHGRYICLARKPMCEKCPITYMCKYFEKNHHIKSVSAITEIEN, from the coding sequence ATGTTAAAACAAGAACGATACAAGGCTTTCGTAGATTATTTCTCCAAAAATAGTCCTGACGCACAGACAGAACTCAACTATAGCAATCCATTTGAATTACTGGTTGCTGTTATTTTATCTGCACAGTGTACAGATAAAAGGATCAACCAAGTCACGCCCAAATTGTTTGCACGCTACCCAGATGCACACAGCTTGGCAGCCTCTAGTGTAGATGAAGTATTTAGCTATATCAGATCGGTAAGCTATCCAAATAATAAGGCCAAACACCTTGTAGGAATGGCTCAGCTACTCATTGAAAAGTTCGACAATATTGTCCCCGAAAAAATTGAGGATCTTGTGAAACTTCCGGGTGTGGGTCGAAAAACTGCTAATGTTATTTCTTCTGTTGTTTATCATAATCCGGCTATGGCCGTAGATACACATGTTTTCCGTGTTGCAAACCGTCTTGGGCTAACCTATCGTGCAACAACACCATTGGCCGTGGAAAAACAGCTGGTAAAAAATCTCCCTAAAGATACAATTGCGATCGCCCATCATTGGCTAATCTTACATGGACGTTATATATGTCTGGCCCGAAAGCCAATGTGTGAGAAATGCCCGATCACTTATATGTGCAAATACTTTGAAAAAAATCACCATATAAAAAGTGTCTCAGCTATAACAGAGATAGAAAACTAA
- the recA gene encoding recombinase RecA, whose amino-acid sequence MSNTDKLKALQLTLDKLEKNFGKGSIMKLGDTAVEPIEAISTGSLGLDIALGIGGVPKGRIIEIYGPESSGKTTLATHIVAEAQKKGGIAAIIDAEHAFDKYYAQKLGVDVENLLISQPDNGEQGLEIADNLIRSGAIDVIVIDSVAALVPKGEIEGEMGDSKMGLQARLMSQALRKLTGTISKTNCCCIFINQLREKIGVMFGNPETTTGGNALKFYASVRLDIRRTSQIKDSDEVSGNRVKVKIVKNKVAPPFRIAEFDIIFGEGISKVGEIIDLGVEYGIIKKAGSWFSYGETKLGQGRDAVKALLFDNPDLMDELEAKIRAEVTGEDPMLNIEENED is encoded by the coding sequence ATGAGCAACACAGATAAACTAAAAGCTTTACAGCTGACGTTAGATAAATTAGAAAAGAACTTTGGAAAAGGTTCAATTATGAAATTAGGTGATACTGCTGTTGAGCCGATCGAAGCTATTTCTACAGGATCTCTAGGCTTGGATATCGCCTTAGGAATTGGTGGTGTACCAAAAGGCCGTATCATTGAAATATATGGACCTGAATCTTCAGGTAAAACGACCTTAGCAACTCACATTGTTGCCGAAGCACAAAAAAAAGGCGGTATTGCAGCAATCATTGATGCTGAGCATGCTTTTGATAAATATTACGCTCAAAAATTAGGCGTAGATGTAGAAAATTTATTGATTTCTCAACCAGATAATGGCGAGCAAGGTTTAGAAATTGCTGATAACCTGATCCGTTCTGGCGCAATTGACGTTATTGTTATTGACTCCGTTGCGGCTTTGGTGCCAAAAGGTGAGATCGAAGGCGAAATGGGTGATTCTAAAATGGGGCTTCAAGCTCGTTTGATGTCACAAGCTTTACGTAAATTGACCGGTACAATTTCAAAAACAAACTGTTGTTGTATTTTCATCAACCAATTGCGCGAAAAAATTGGTGTGATGTTTGGTAACCCAGAAACAACAACTGGTGGTAATGCATTAAAATTCTACGCTTCTGTACGTTTAGATATCCGTCGTACATCACAAATCAAAGATTCTGATGAAGTATCGGGTAACCGCGTAAAAGTGAAGATTGTAAAAAATAAAGTAGCACCTCCGTTCCGCATCGCGGAATTTGATATCATCTTTGGTGAAGGTATCTCTAAAGTAGGTGAAATCATTGATCTAGGTGTTGAATATGGTATTATTAAAAAAGCAGGCTCTTGGTTTAGCTATGGTGAGACCAAATTAGGACAAGGTCGAGATGCGGTTAAAGCCTTATTATTCGACAATCCAGATTTAATGGACGAACTTGAAGCTAAAATCCGTGCTGAAGTGACAGGAGAAGATCCAATGCTTAACATCGAGGAAAACGAAGACTAG
- a CDS encoding metallophosphoesterase family protein: MNFNRRRFLEALALAGITLPNISIAQEKEANEADGEFCFVVPAYLQNQTETGISIFTILSKDAFAWLEILDNTGNVQKKIYQSEDGMINANTDFFHFTIEDAPRSFRYRIKAKEIQKFDPYKIVYGQEIETAIFEAKLAKSNQEQIRCLVYNDVHEEKSSYRDLIPRQDISPYDFFVLNGDSFHYVTNQQDITEKLLKPIEFFATGKPFIMNRGNHETRGSFARNFKRYFGYPDNKYYQAFKRGPIFWIMLDSGEDKPDNHEVYAGTVDYDNYRKEQAQWLEKVLQSKERKRAQHTVVISHIPIFHSDDWHGTLNNRGCFHPLFQKYKIDAMISGHTHQYGYYPADKDHNYPVFIGGGPKVGKRTIIDVAGNNKSLNIRMTRDDGTELGLFKK, translated from the coding sequence ATGAATTTTAACAGAAGAAGATTTTTGGAAGCCCTAGCACTGGCTGGGATTACACTGCCCAATATCAGCATCGCGCAAGAAAAAGAAGCAAATGAGGCAGACGGCGAGTTCTGCTTTGTCGTACCTGCCTATCTACAAAATCAAACCGAGACAGGAATCAGTATTTTTACGATTTTGAGCAAAGATGCCTTTGCTTGGCTTGAGATTCTCGACAACACAGGGAATGTCCAAAAAAAGATCTACCAATCCGAGGATGGGATGATCAATGCCAATACTGATTTCTTTCATTTTACGATTGAAGACGCGCCCCGATCGTTTCGCTATCGCATCAAGGCGAAGGAAATCCAAAAATTCGATCCTTATAAAATCGTATACGGTCAAGAAATAGAAACCGCTATTTTCGAGGCTAAATTAGCCAAGAGCAATCAAGAGCAGATTCGATGTCTGGTCTATAACGATGTACATGAGGAAAAAAGCAGCTATCGTGACCTTATTCCGCGTCAGGATATTTCACCCTACGATTTTTTTGTACTGAATGGTGATTCCTTTCATTATGTCACCAATCAGCAAGATATTACGGAGAAACTACTAAAGCCAATTGAATTTTTTGCGACAGGAAAACCATTCATTATGAATCGGGGAAACCATGAGACAAGGGGATCCTTCGCACGTAATTTCAAACGATATTTTGGTTATCCTGACAACAAGTATTACCAAGCTTTTAAAAGAGGTCCTATTTTTTGGATCATGCTGGACAGTGGCGAAGACAAGCCTGACAATCATGAGGTATACGCCGGAACAGTCGATTATGATAACTACAGAAAAGAACAGGCTCAATGGCTGGAAAAGGTTCTACAATCCAAGGAAAGAAAGCGTGCACAACATACTGTTGTTATTAGCCATATACCGATTTTTCATTCGGATGACTGGCATGGTACCTTGAATAACAGAGGATGTTTTCATCCCTTGTTTCAAAAATATAAAATTGATGCCATGATCTCTGGCCACACACATCAATATGGATACTATCCAGCAGATAAAGACCATAATTATCCTGTATTTATAGGTGGAGGTCCAAAAGTTGGGAAAAGAACTATCATCGACGTAGCCGGGAACAACAAGTCATTGAACATACGGATGACTAGAGACGATGGCACAGAACTGGGATTATTTAAGAAATAG
- a CDS encoding endonuclease/exonuclease/phosphatase family protein — protein MNRKLILFLLILLGSVFHLHAQTIRILSFNIHHGNPPTEKESVINLDTIAKIIKNSKADLVGLQEIDVNLGRSYFENQAKKLAELTGMHYIFSKGIDLDKGEYGTAILSKNPIERVEKHFLPSPVESETRSLSVIEVTIRKTKILFANTHLDLKDKNKIEQAKFITQRFKNEKLPTILVGDLNSEPNDPAITELSKIFTKSSIANGFTFPQDKPTTEIDYIMINTASAAKFSNHRILNEQYASDHRPLYVEINIK, from the coding sequence ATGAATCGTAAACTAATTCTATTTCTTTTAATACTGTTAGGCTCAGTATTTCATCTACATGCACAAACGATACGCATACTCTCCTTTAATATCCACCACGGAAACCCACCCACCGAAAAAGAATCAGTTATCAACCTTGACACAATTGCCAAAATTATTAAAAATTCAAAGGCTGACCTCGTAGGTCTTCAGGAAATCGATGTCAATCTCGGTAGATCATATTTTGAAAATCAAGCCAAAAAATTAGCCGAATTAACAGGCATGCATTATATATTTTCCAAAGGGATAGACCTGGATAAAGGTGAATATGGTACCGCTATCTTATCAAAAAATCCAATTGAACGTGTAGAGAAACACTTTCTACCTTCCCCTGTGGAAAGCGAAACACGCAGTTTATCGGTAATCGAAGTCACGATACGCAAAACGAAAATCTTATTTGCAAATACACACCTTGACCTGAAAGACAAAAACAAAATCGAACAGGCAAAATTCATCACCCAGCGTTTCAAAAACGAAAAGTTACCCACCATCCTTGTCGGTGACCTGAACTCCGAACCCAATGACCCAGCGATTACTGAACTTAGCAAAATATTCACAAAAAGCAGCATTGCTAACGGATTTACGTTTCCTCAAGATAAACCCACTACTGAAATCGACTATATCATGATTAATACAGCATCTGCCGCAAAGTTCTCCAACCACCGTATTCTGAACGAACAATACGCCAGTGATCATCGGCCATTATATGTCGAGATAAACATTAAATAA